The Micromonospora sp. M71_S20 genome has a window encoding:
- a CDS encoding ABC transporter ATP-binding protein, whose amino-acid sequence MAGQALLSARGLTRDFRGFRAVDGVDLDIAADSVHALVGPNGAGKTTLFNLLTGFLRPSGGRIELDGRDVTGLPPERVARLGVARSFQITSLFPQLSAREHVELALQSPSGLGWRFWRSAKLMRRYTDRAGELLDMVGLAELSEAPAEALAYGRKRALELAIALALDPKVLLLDEPTAGMGLEDVDRTVELVARVRRGRTVVLVEHNMSVVGRLADTVTVLQAGKVLVEGPYEQVRADERVITAYLGAADAAH is encoded by the coding sequence ATGGCCGGGCAAGCGCTCCTGTCGGCCCGCGGGCTGACCCGTGACTTCCGGGGTTTCCGGGCGGTCGACGGGGTCGACCTCGACATCGCGGCGGACAGCGTCCACGCGCTCGTCGGCCCCAACGGCGCCGGGAAGACCACCCTGTTCAACCTGCTCACCGGATTCCTGCGGCCCAGCGGTGGGCGCATCGAGCTTGACGGCCGCGACGTGACCGGGCTGCCCCCCGAGCGGGTCGCCCGGCTCGGCGTGGCCCGGTCGTTCCAGATCACCAGCCTCTTCCCACAGCTCTCCGCGCGGGAGCACGTCGAGTTGGCGTTGCAGAGCCCGAGCGGACTGGGCTGGCGGTTCTGGCGCTCGGCGAAGCTGATGCGCCGCTACACCGACCGGGCCGGCGAACTGCTCGACATGGTCGGGCTGGCTGAGCTGTCCGAGGCCCCCGCCGAGGCGCTGGCGTACGGGCGCAAGCGGGCGCTGGAGCTGGCCATCGCCCTCGCCCTGGACCCGAAGGTGCTGCTGCTCGACGAGCCGACCGCCGGGATGGGCCTGGAGGACGTCGACCGCACCGTCGAGCTGGTCGCGCGGGTCCGGCGGGGCCGGACGGTGGTGCTGGTCGAGCACAACATGAGCGTCGTCGGGCGGCTCGCCGACACCGTCACCGTCCTGCAGGCCGGCAAGGTCCTCGTCGAGGGCCCGTACGAGCAGGTGCGCGCCGACGAGCGCGTGATCACCGCCTACCTGGGAGCCGCTGATGCTGCGCATTGA
- a CDS encoding SPFH domain-containing protein: protein MPFGFTVAIIFAVGLAISGLLALAAPNRSAKRTATLAALACLVGTVVFTVGSSAHSVPIRSVGIVTSFGKPTGKVTGSGLKWVAPWQKVGEWDAGRQKYDHIGGDHCVRVRTGTLADACVEVLVEWQVKPENAPKQFMDYKGDFDSFRGQRVGVQLDSAVNDAFATYNPLEKIDSNTGSLNVDLKPFAESIKTSAESRLASDVDILSVTITRVNHDDKTEGNIKAFQDKLAQTRNLEQDRKNAAIQKQITETNAKVDKVSRCLEIAERNGSNPGLCINPGIITGAK, encoded by the coding sequence ATGCCCTTCGGCTTCACTGTTGCGATCATCTTCGCCGTCGGCCTGGCGATCTCCGGCCTGCTCGCCCTCGCCGCTCCGAACAGGTCGGCCAAGCGGACCGCCACCCTGGCGGCGCTCGCCTGCCTCGTCGGGACGGTCGTGTTCACCGTCGGCTCCAGCGCCCACTCCGTGCCGATCCGCTCGGTCGGCATCGTCACCAGCTTCGGCAAGCCGACGGGCAAGGTCACCGGCTCCGGCCTGAAGTGGGTCGCCCCCTGGCAGAAGGTGGGCGAGTGGGACGCGGGCCGGCAGAAGTACGACCACATCGGCGGCGACCACTGCGTCCGGGTCCGCACCGGCACGCTCGCCGACGCCTGCGTCGAGGTGCTCGTCGAGTGGCAGGTCAAGCCGGAGAACGCGCCGAAGCAGTTCATGGACTACAAGGGCGACTTCGACAGCTTCCGGGGTCAGCGGGTGGGCGTGCAGCTCGACAGCGCCGTCAACGACGCCTTCGCCACGTACAACCCGCTGGAGAAGATCGACTCGAACACCGGCAGCCTGAACGTGGACCTGAAGCCCTTCGCCGAGAGCATCAAGACCAGCGCGGAGTCGCGGCTCGCCAGCGACGTCGACATCCTGTCGGTCACGATCACCCGGGTCAACCACGACGACAAGACCGAAGGCAACATCAAGGCATTCCAGGACAAGCTCGCCCAGACCCGCAACCTGGAGCAGGACCGCAAGAACGCCGCCATCCAGAAGCAGATCACCGAGACCAACGCGAAGGTCGACAAGGTGTCGCGGTGCCTGGAGATCGCCGAACGCAACGGCAGCAACCCCGGCCTCTGCATCAACCCCGGGATCATCACCGGCGCCAAGTGA
- a CDS encoding aminotransferase class V-fold PLP-dependent enzyme gives MDITQAQKLWQPQPGWLNTASYGLPPEPTWDAVQEALADWRAGRTSWEGWGRATERSRTAFAGLVGVPVADVAVGSTVSQLLAPVAAALPAGATVVVPEVEFTSNLFPWLVQVERGVRVRTVPLAGLVDAIDADTDLVAFSLVQSADGAVAPYAEVVAAARAHGALVAVDATQACGWLPFDGSLADVVAVGAYKWLMAPRGSAFAYLAPALRERLRPDAAGWYAGDDPHASYYGLPLRLAADARRFDISPAWFSWVGTAPALELVAEIGVPAVQAHDVALANRFLAGLGRPPGESAIVAVEVPGAAERLERAGVRAAVRAGRVRASFHIYSTEDDVDLALDALTG, from the coding sequence GTGGACATCACACAGGCGCAGAAGTTGTGGCAGCCGCAGCCGGGTTGGCTGAACACCGCCAGCTACGGGCTCCCGCCCGAGCCGACGTGGGACGCGGTGCAGGAGGCGTTGGCCGACTGGCGGGCCGGGCGCACGTCGTGGGAGGGCTGGGGCCGGGCCACCGAGCGGTCGCGAACCGCCTTCGCCGGTCTGGTCGGGGTGCCGGTCGCCGACGTCGCGGTCGGCAGCACGGTCTCGCAGTTGCTGGCCCCGGTCGCCGCCGCCCTGCCCGCCGGCGCGACCGTCGTGGTGCCGGAGGTCGAGTTCACCTCCAACCTCTTCCCGTGGCTGGTGCAGGTCGAGCGGGGCGTGCGGGTGCGCACCGTGCCGCTGGCCGGGCTCGTCGACGCGATCGACGCCGACACCGACCTGGTCGCGTTCAGTCTGGTGCAGTCGGCCGACGGCGCGGTCGCCCCGTACGCCGAGGTGGTCGCGGCGGCCCGGGCGCACGGCGCGCTCGTCGCGGTCGACGCCACCCAGGCGTGCGGCTGGCTGCCCTTCGACGGGAGCCTCGCCGACGTGGTGGCGGTCGGGGCGTACAAGTGGCTGATGGCCCCGCGCGGCTCCGCGTTCGCCTACCTGGCGCCCGCGCTGCGGGAGCGGCTGCGCCCCGACGCCGCCGGCTGGTACGCGGGGGACGACCCGCACGCCTCCTACTACGGCCTGCCGCTGCGCCTGGCCGCCGACGCCCGCCGCTTCGACATCTCGCCGGCCTGGTTCAGCTGGGTCGGCACCGCACCCGCACTGGAACTGGTTGCCGAGATCGGCGTGCCGGCCGTGCAGGCGCACGACGTCGCCCTGGCCAACCGGTTCCTCGCCGGGCTGGGCCGGCCGCCGGGGGAGAGCGCGATCGTCGCGGTGGAGGTGCCCGGCGCGGCGGAGCGGCTGGAGCGGGCCGGCGTCCGGGCGGCGGTCCGGGCCGGCCGGGTGCGGGCGTCCTTCCACATCTACTCCACCGAGGACGACGTCGACCTCGCCCTGGACGCGCTCACCGGCTGA
- the dnaE gene encoding DNA polymerase III subunit alpha, with the protein MGDSFAHLHVHTEYSMLDGAARLKDLFAEVKRQGMPAVAMTDHGNMHGANDFYKQAMAAGVTPILGIEAYVAPESRFHKQRVRWGRPEQKSDDVSGSGGYTHMTIWAKNKTGLHNLFKLTSRSYTEGFFVKWPRMDAELLAANSDGLMATTGCPSGEVQTRLRLGQYDEALKAAARYQEIFGKENYFLEVMDHGISIERRVRQELHDISRKLDIPPVVTNDSHYTHESQAEAHDVLLCVQTAANVADPNRFRFDGSGYYIKSADEMRAVDNSDLWLEGCRNTLLVAEKVDPTGMFEFHNLMPRFPVPEGETEESWFRKETFAGLARRYPGGIPEGHVRQAEYELGVITQMGFPSYFLVVADFIQWAKNQGIAVGPGRGSAAGSLVAYALGITDLDPIQHGLIFERFLNPERVSMPDVDIDFDERRRGEVIKYVTDKWGEDKVAQIATFGTIKAKAAIKDSARVLGYPYAVGDRITKAMPPAVMGKDIPLEGIFDPKHPRYAEAGELRGMYEAESDVKKVIDTARGIEGLIRQTGVHAAGVIMSAEPIIDHIPLMRRDSDGVIITQFDYPTCESLGLLKMDFLGLRNLTIIDDAVKNIQLNHGKELDLLALPLDDKPAYELLARGDTLGVFQLDGGPMRSLLRMMKPDNFEDISAVLALYRPGPMGVDSHTNYALRKNGLQEITPIHPELEEPLREILAPTYGLIVYQEQVQRAAQILAGYTLGQADLLRRAMGKKKKEILDKEFIPFRDGCRERGYSDEAIQKVWDVLVPFAGYAFNKAHSAAYGLVSYWTAYLKAHYPAEYMAALLTSVGDDKDKMALYLSECRRMRIQVLPPDVNTSAGPFTPVGKEIRFGLGAVRNVGANVVAAIMRCRDEKGEYADFYDFLSKVDAVVCNKKTIESLIKAGAFDSLGHSRKALLTVHAEAIDAYADVKRKEAVGQYDLFGAGFGDAETNSTTVMPVIGDGEWDKRDKLAFEREMLGLYVSDHPLFGLEHVLGAAADCTIASLSEEGTVPDGAVVTLAGILSGVQRRVTKQGRAWASATLEDLAGGVETLFFPNTYEVIGQYIAEDAIVVVKGRVDRRDDTPRIMAMDMSMPDVSSNPANKPVTLTIPVHRCTPPLVERLKETLVLHPGDTEVHVKLLNGGRTTTLRLGPFRVAATTALMGDLKSVLGPANVS; encoded by the coding sequence ATGGGCGATTCGTTCGCGCATCTGCACGTGCACACGGAGTACTCGATGCTCGACGGGGCGGCCCGGCTGAAGGACCTCTTCGCCGAGGTCAAGCGGCAGGGCATGCCGGCGGTGGCGATGACCGACCACGGCAACATGCACGGCGCGAACGACTTCTACAAGCAGGCGATGGCCGCCGGCGTCACCCCGATCCTCGGCATCGAGGCGTACGTGGCGCCCGAGTCGCGGTTCCACAAGCAGCGGGTGCGCTGGGGCCGGCCGGAGCAGAAGAGCGACGACGTCTCCGGCAGCGGCGGCTACACCCACATGACCATCTGGGCGAAGAACAAGACCGGCCTGCACAACCTCTTCAAGCTCACCAGCCGGTCGTACACCGAGGGGTTCTTCGTCAAGTGGCCGCGGATGGACGCGGAGCTGCTCGCCGCGAACTCCGACGGGTTGATGGCCACCACCGGCTGCCCCTCGGGCGAGGTGCAGACCCGGCTGCGCCTGGGCCAGTACGACGAGGCGCTCAAGGCCGCGGCGCGCTACCAGGAGATCTTCGGCAAGGAGAACTACTTCCTGGAGGTCATGGACCACGGCATCAGCATCGAGCGCCGGGTCCGGCAGGAGCTGCACGACATCTCCCGCAAGCTGGACATCCCGCCGGTCGTCACCAACGACTCGCACTACACGCACGAGTCCCAGGCCGAGGCGCACGACGTGCTGCTCTGCGTGCAGACGGCGGCGAACGTCGCCGACCCCAACCGGTTCCGGTTCGACGGCAGCGGCTACTACATCAAGTCCGCCGACGAGATGCGCGCCGTCGACAACTCCGACCTCTGGCTGGAGGGCTGCCGCAACACCCTGCTGGTGGCCGAGAAGGTCGACCCCACCGGGATGTTCGAGTTCCACAACCTGATGCCCCGCTTCCCCGTCCCGGAGGGGGAGACCGAGGAGTCCTGGTTCCGCAAGGAGACCTTCGCCGGGCTGGCCCGGCGCTACCCCGGCGGCATCCCCGAGGGGCACGTCCGGCAGGCCGAGTACGAGCTGGGCGTCATCACCCAGATGGGCTTCCCGTCGTACTTCCTCGTGGTCGCCGACTTCATCCAGTGGGCCAAGAACCAGGGCATCGCGGTGGGCCCCGGCCGTGGTTCGGCCGCCGGCTCGCTCGTGGCGTACGCGCTGGGTATCACCGACCTCGACCCGATCCAGCACGGGCTGATCTTCGAGCGCTTCCTCAACCCCGAGCGCGTCTCGATGCCGGATGTCGACATCGACTTCGACGAGCGTCGGCGCGGCGAGGTCATCAAGTACGTCACCGACAAGTGGGGCGAGGACAAGGTCGCCCAGATCGCCACCTTCGGCACCATCAAGGCGAAGGCCGCGATCAAGGACTCGGCCCGGGTGCTCGGCTACCCGTACGCGGTCGGCGACCGGATCACCAAGGCGATGCCGCCGGCCGTGATGGGCAAGGACATCCCCCTGGAGGGGATCTTCGACCCCAAGCACCCCCGCTACGCCGAGGCGGGCGAGCTCCGGGGCATGTACGAGGCCGAGTCGGACGTCAAGAAGGTCATCGACACCGCCCGGGGCATCGAGGGGCTGATCCGGCAGACCGGCGTGCACGCCGCCGGCGTCATCATGTCCGCCGAGCCGATCATCGACCACATCCCGCTGATGCGCCGGGACTCCGACGGGGTCATCATCACCCAGTTCGACTACCCGACGTGCGAGTCGCTCGGGCTGTTGAAGATGGACTTCCTCGGCCTGCGCAACCTGACGATCATCGACGACGCGGTGAAGAACATCCAGCTCAACCACGGCAAGGAGCTGGACCTGCTGGCGTTGCCGCTGGACGACAAGCCCGCGTACGAGCTGCTGGCCCGGGGTGACACCCTGGGCGTGTTCCAGCTCGACGGTGGGCCGATGCGCTCCCTGCTGCGGATGATGAAGCCGGACAACTTCGAGGACATCTCCGCCGTCCTCGCGCTGTACCGCCCCGGTCCGATGGGCGTGGACTCGCACACCAACTACGCGCTGCGCAAGAACGGCCTCCAGGAGATCACCCCGATCCACCCGGAGCTGGAGGAGCCGCTGCGGGAGATCCTCGCGCCCACCTACGGCCTGATCGTCTACCAGGAGCAGGTGCAGCGCGCCGCGCAGATCCTCGCCGGCTACACCCTCGGCCAGGCCGACCTGCTGCGCCGGGCGATGGGCAAGAAGAAGAAGGAGATCCTCGACAAGGAGTTCATCCCCTTCCGCGACGGGTGCCGGGAGCGCGGCTACTCCGACGAGGCGATCCAGAAGGTCTGGGACGTGCTGGTCCCGTTCGCCGGCTACGCCTTCAACAAGGCGCACTCGGCGGCGTACGGGCTGGTGTCGTACTGGACCGCGTACCTGAAGGCGCACTACCCGGCCGAGTACATGGCGGCGCTGCTCACCTCCGTCGGCGACGACAAGGACAAGATGGCGCTCTACCTGTCGGAGTGCCGCCGGATGCGCATCCAGGTGCTGCCGCCGGACGTGAACACCTCCGCGGGGCCCTTCACCCCGGTCGGCAAGGAGATCCGCTTCGGCCTCGGCGCGGTGCGCAACGTCGGCGCCAACGTCGTCGCCGCGATCATGCGCTGCCGGGACGAGAAGGGCGAGTACGCCGACTTCTACGACTTCCTGTCGAAGGTCGACGCCGTGGTCTGCAACAAGAAGACCATCGAATCGCTGATCAAGGCCGGGGCGTTCGACTCGCTCGGGCACTCCCGCAAGGCGCTGCTCACGGTGCACGCCGAGGCGATCGACGCGTACGCCGACGTCAAGCGCAAGGAGGCCGTCGGCCAGTACGACCTCTTCGGCGCCGGCTTCGGCGACGCGGAGACCAACAGCACCACGGTGATGCCCGTGATCGGCGACGGGGAGTGGGACAAGCGCGACAAGCTCGCCTTCGAACGCGAGATGCTCGGCCTCTACGTCTCCGACCACCCGCTCTTCGGCCTGGAGCACGTGCTCGGCGCGGCGGCCGACTGCACCATCGCCTCCCTGTCGGAGGAGGGCACCGTCCCGGACGGGGCCGTGGTCACCCTCGCCGGCATCCTCTCCGGGGTGCAGCGGCGGGTCACCAAGCAGGGCCGGGCCTGGGCGTCGGCCACCCTGGAGGACCTCGCCGGCGGCGTGGAGACCCTCTTCTTCCCCAACACCTACGAGGTGATCGGGCAGTACATCGCCGAGGACGCCATCGTGGTGGTCAAGGGCCGGGTGGACCGGCGCGACGACACCCCCCGGATCATGGCGATGGACATGTCCATGCCGGACGTCAGCAGCAACCCGGCGAACAAGCCGGTCACCCTGACCATCCCGGTGCACCGGTGCACCCCGCCGCTGGTGGAGCGACTCAAGGAGACCCTGGTCCTGCATCCGGGCGACACCGAGGTGCACGTCAAGCTGCTCAACGGCGGCCGGACCACCACCCTGCGGCTGGGGCCGTTCCGGGTGGCGGCCACCACCGCGCTGATGGGCGACCTGAAGAGCGTCCTCGGCCCCGCCAACGTCAGCTGA
- a CDS encoding RNA polymerase sigma factor, producing MPLLPDGVEDLVESAARGDPAALDALLVAVRPEVLRLCARLLPHREDAEEACQDALLALARGIGRFERRSSFHTWLYRLTANRARSTYRVLRRRWLVEAGGVPLPEPVDPRRTSVVAGTRLDLLDALDALRPELAEAVTLRDVLGLGYREIAGLLGLPEGTVKSRIHEARRQLRHRLSGEPAAGEGRR from the coding sequence ATGCCCCTCCTCCCGGACGGTGTCGAGGACCTGGTCGAGTCGGCGGCGCGCGGCGATCCCGCGGCGCTCGACGCGCTGCTGGTCGCGGTCCGCCCCGAGGTGCTGCGTCTCTGCGCCCGCCTGCTGCCCCACCGCGAGGACGCCGAGGAGGCGTGCCAGGACGCGCTGCTCGCGCTGGCCCGGGGCATCGGCCGGTTCGAGCGCCGGTCGTCGTTCCACACCTGGCTGTACCGGCTGACGGCCAACCGGGCCCGCTCCACGTACCGGGTGCTGCGGCGGCGCTGGCTGGTGGAGGCCGGCGGCGTGCCGCTGCCGGAACCGGTGGACCCGCGCCGGACGAGCGTGGTCGCCGGCACCCGGCTGGACCTGCTCGACGCGCTCGACGCGCTGCGCCCCGAACTCGCCGAGGCGGTGACCCTGCGCGACGTCCTCGGGCTCGGCTACCGGGAGATCGCCGGCCTGCTCGGCCTGCCCGAGGGCACCGTCAAGTCGCGGATCCACGAGGCCCGCCGGCAGCTGCGGCACCGGCTGTCCGGGGAGCCCGCCGCCGGCGAGGGGCGGCGGTGA
- a CDS encoding serine/threonine-protein kinase: MTSPERIGPYRIERLLGTGSFATVWLGHDPVLDSRVAIKVLAENWHHDLRVRERFLDEARLLRRLDDVRLIRVHAAGELADGRPYSVMDWADGGSLHDRLAAGPMPPTAALALLTEIAAGVAVLHRHGVVHRDLTPGNVLFRSGPDGERVLIADLGLAKALAAASGLTARAGTPGYMAPEQDDPLAVVDTRADVYGLGRLGLRLLGPVADAVAADRDADVDAATGTRRGVPAGVAAVLRRATAHRPADRYPDAAAFRAALRHAVTAPGPPAGPVKAPPRRVRARARPVARRLGVLALGVLALAGAGSTAGDGATGGRDTASWTSGPMAVRLPPGWRAAGTGWAGRYGDDGRLEPALVVSPDPHRWAADPTVPGAFVGLSAGLAARTTPAGFVAERPHAACAAAPVRRTRQAGVDWVVARFTCDEGRPEIVEAAGLAPGRAALIYVQVTPPAGSRADFVDTLLAGVRVR, from the coding sequence GTGACCAGTCCGGAGCGGATCGGGCCCTACCGGATCGAGCGGCTGCTGGGCACGGGGTCGTTCGCGACGGTCTGGCTCGGCCACGACCCGGTGCTCGACTCCCGGGTGGCGATCAAGGTGCTGGCCGAGAACTGGCACCACGACCTGCGGGTACGGGAGCGGTTCCTCGACGAGGCCCGCCTGCTGCGCCGGCTCGACGACGTGCGGCTGATCCGCGTCCACGCCGCCGGCGAACTGGCCGACGGCCGGCCGTACTCGGTCATGGACTGGGCCGACGGCGGCAGCCTGCACGACCGGCTGGCGGCCGGCCCGATGCCGCCGACCGCCGCCCTGGCCCTGCTGACCGAGATCGCCGCCGGGGTCGCCGTCCTGCACCGCCACGGCGTGGTGCACCGCGACCTGACCCCGGGCAACGTCCTGTTCCGCTCCGGCCCGGACGGCGAGCGGGTGCTGATCGCCGATCTCGGGCTGGCCAAGGCCCTCGCCGCCGCCTCCGGTCTCACCGCCCGGGCCGGCACCCCCGGCTACATGGCCCCGGAGCAGGACGACCCGCTCGCCGTCGTCGACACCCGCGCCGACGTGTACGGCCTGGGCCGGCTCGGCCTGCGGCTGCTCGGCCCGGTCGCCGACGCCGTTGCTGCCGATCGCGACGCTGACGTCGACGCGGCGACCGGGACGCGCCGGGGCGTTCCGGCCGGGGTGGCCGCGGTCCTGCGTCGGGCCACCGCGCACCGACCCGCCGACCGGTACCCGGACGCCGCCGCCTTCCGTGCCGCCCTGCGCCACGCGGTCACCGCGCCCGGCCCGCCCGCCGGCCCGGTCAAAGCGCCGCCCCGGCGGGTGCGCGCACGGGCTCGGCCGGTCGCCCGGCGGCTCGGCGTGCTGGCACTGGGCGTGCTGGCCCTCGCCGGGGCCGGGTCCACGGCCGGGGACGGCGCGACGGGCGGGCGGGACACCGCGAGCTGGACGAGCGGGCCGATGGCGGTGCGGCTGCCGCCCGGCTGGCGGGCCGCCGGCACGGGCTGGGCCGGCCGGTACGGCGACGACGGCCGGCTCGAACCGGCCCTGGTGGTGTCGCCCGACCCGCACCGGTGGGCGGCCGACCCGACCGTGCCGGGTGCCTTCGTCGGACTGTCGGCCGGCCTCGCCGCCCGGACCACCCCGGCGGGATTCGTCGCCGAGCGCCCGCACGCGGCGTGCGCCGCCGCGCCGGTGCGCCGCACCCGCCAAGCCGGCGTCGACTGGGTGGTGGCCCGGTTCACCTGCGACGAGGGGCGGCCCGAGATCGTCGAGGCCGCCGGGCTCGCACCCGGCCGCGCCGCCCTGATCTACGTCCAGGTGACGCCCCCGGCCGGCAGCCGGGCCGACTTCGTCGACACCCTGCTGGCCGGCGTGCGGGTGCGGTGA
- a CDS encoding PadR family transcriptional regulator, with the protein MVSDEILRTHLQELRRGTVVVASLVALRRPDYGYALLQRLSDHGFPVDANTLYPLLRRLEEQGLLTSEWNTEESRPRKFYRTSEEGESVLGRLLTDLATVQTSLTGLIEGADR; encoded by the coding sequence ATGGTGAGCGATGAGATCCTGCGAACGCACCTCCAGGAGTTGCGTCGGGGCACCGTGGTGGTGGCGAGCCTCGTCGCGCTGCGCCGTCCCGACTACGGCTACGCGTTGCTGCAACGCCTCTCCGACCACGGCTTTCCGGTCGACGCCAACACGCTCTACCCGCTGCTGCGGCGGCTGGAGGAACAGGGGCTGCTGACCAGCGAGTGGAACACCGAGGAGAGCCGGCCACGCAAGTTCTACCGGACCAGCGAGGAGGGCGAGTCGGTGCTGGGCCGGCTCCTCACCGACCTCGCCACAGTGCAGACCTCCCTGACCGGGCTGATCGAAGGAGCCGACCGATGA